GGGTGAGACAAGTTGGGGAATCGTGCGCTTCGAGATGGCAGCCCCGCCCCCGCCGTCATCCTTGGGCTTGACCCACTGCTGTCCGGTTTATTTTTCCCGTCATCCCCGCCCGCGCTAGGGGATGACGGTAGGTTGGAATCCTCTGATAACAGATGACGCTGGCGCCGCCTGCTTGATACTAAGCAACCATGTCTGATACCGCCCCACCCCCCAAGCCCGCCCCGCGCAAGCCCGGCCCCAAGCCCGCGACGCCTGAGCGGCTCGAGCGGGTGGCGCTGTTTCACCTGGAGCGTTTCGCGAGCTCGGCCGAGAACCTGCGGCGGGTGCTGATGCGGCGGGTCAGGAAGTCGGTCGAGGCCCAGGGCACGGATCCCGCGGCCGGGGCCCAGATGGTCGAGGCGCTGATCCAGCGTTTCGTGAAATCGGGGCTGCTCGACGACAAGACCTATGCCGAGGCGCGTGCCGCCCGGCTGCATCGGCGGGGGGCGTCGGCGCGCATGATCGCGGCGTCGCTTGCCGAGAAGGGCATCGATCGCGACCTCATCGGCGACACGCTCGTCGAGACGGACGACGAGGCCGGCACTTCGGCACGGCCGGGCGGCGACCTCGCCGCCGCCGCCGCCCTCGCCCGCCGCCGCCGGCTCGGCCCCTATCGGCCGGCGGACAAGCGCGCCGAATTCCGGCAGAAGGACCTGGGCACCCTCGCCCGCGCCGGCTTCACCCGGGTGATCGCGCTCCGCGTGCTCGGCGCCGAGGATCCGGAGGCACTGCAGGCACTCGTCGAGGAAGGCTGACGCCTCACGCCGGCTTCGCGACCGGTGCGCCGGGCTCGGCCACAATTTCCGTCTCCGCGGCAGCGGGTCTGGAGGGTGCCGCAGCGGCCGGCGGCAGCACGAGCTGCAACTCGCTCAGCACCTGCGCCGCGCGGTCGCCGAAATCGATTGTCTGGATGGCGCCCGGCACCATGCCGGGCAGATAGATCTTGGCCTCGTCGAGCGCGCGCTTCAGGCGCAGGCTGAATTCCCGGCCGATCGCCCATTGCTTCATCGGCAGCGTCTTGATGCGGCCCTGGAAGTTGAGGGTGTTCGGCGCGAAGCTCGCGAGGCCGAAGATCTCGATCTCGGCGATCATAAACGGGCCGAACGCCGGGTCGCTCTTCATGCCCTCGTAGACCTGGCGCAGGATCGCGATGACCTGGTCGGGATCGCTGCCGTAGGCAACCGACAGGTCGATGACGTGATAGGCGAAGTCCTTGGTCAGGTTCCTGACCTGGGTCACCGTGCTGTACGGAATCGTGTGCACGCTGCCGGCATTGTCGCGCAGCTTGATCGTGCGGATCGAGATCGCCTCGATCACGCCGGTATTGCCGCCGCCGAGGTCGACCACATCGCCGACGGCGATCGTATCCTCGACCAGCATGAACAGGCCGGTGATGATGTCCTTGACCAGCGCCTGGGAGCCGAAGCCGATAGCGAGGCCGACGACGCCGGCGCCGGCCAAGAGCGGCGCGATGTTGATGCCGAGCTCGGACAGGATCAGCAGCACGACCAGGAGCAGGAGCGAGATCCAGACGGCGTTGCGCGCGAACGGCAGGAGCGTGCGGACGCGCGCGCTGCGCGAGACGCGCTGGCCGCGGGAATCGACGCCGGCCAGATAGCGGTCGACCGCGGCGTTGAAGATCTCCCAGCAGCCGAACGCGATTGCCAGGATGAGCACGATCGTCAGGGCCGAGCCGGCGAGCTGCCGGCCGGAACTGCTCGACAACCAGGCGAAGGAGCCGAAGCCCCAGGCCTCGAGCAATGCCAGCGCCATGAAGCCCCAGAGCACGACGGTCGCCGCGATGTTCAGCACGGGCACGTAGCGGTTGGCGCGCGCCTCGAGCGTCGGAAAGCGTTCCCTCAGGTCGGCCGGGACGGCGAAGCCGCGCTCGGTCAGGCGCTTGATGCCGCGCCCGAGCAGGCGGACCGCGACCAGGATGCCGATCGTGAAGGCGCTGGCGCGGAACACAAAGACGAAGCCGCCCTCGATCTTGAGCGCGTAGACCACGAAGATCGTGACGATGTAGAGGATCGCCAGCGCATGCCAGACCTCGGACAACCGGTAGCGCAGGACTTCGAGCGTGCCGCTCGGGCCGGCCGGAGCCTCGTCCTCGGCGTTGCGCGTGGCGGCCGCATCGGCCTGCCCTTCGGGATCGGCGACTGCCCTCCGGTGCGGGCGCAGCCATTGACCGACCGCTTGGCGGTTCTGCAGCACGAACAGGCAGCCGAGGATGGTCATGAGCAGCGCCACGAGCTTTTGCAGGACAGCGCTGATGGCGCCCGGCGCGCCCATCCACCAGGCGGCCGGGATGAGCGCGAAGCCGTAGAAGCCCACCTGGGTGAAGCGGCGCACCCAGATGAAGAGATAGTTCGCCGTCTCCTCGCTGACCGGCACGAGCGTCCAGCCGGCCGCGCGCGGCGCCAGAAGCAGGGTCCAGGATGTCACGATGACGAGGCGCGCGTAGACGAAGGCGTGGATCAGCACGATCGCGACGCGCCGGGTCGTTTCGCGCGGCTGCAGATAGTCGGCCGTCACCTCGGCGGCCGTAAGGAACGCGAAGAACGGCAGGGCCGCGAGCAGGATCGCCAGCACGAGCAGGCTGATGCGGCCGAGCCAGGTCGTGGGATTGCGCCGGGTAGCCCGCCGGTGGATCACGCGCGCGACCTGGCGCATCAAGAAATCCGCCAGGATCGCCGCCGCCAGGATCAGGCCGATGTTGCGCCCGACCTCCTCCCAGGCGTCGCGCGCCGTCGGATCGGAGACCTGCCGGTCGAACCAGCCCATGAGATGCGGCGCACCGATCACGACCGTCGTCGCATCGACCATGTCGGAACCGATGCTCTGCAGATGATCGCCAACTATCGACAGAAGATCCGACGGTGCCGGTGGCGCCGGCGGGTTCGCCCCTTTCTCGGCCGCACTCAGCGTCTGCAGCTGCTTGATGAGCGCCTGGCGTTTCTGCTCGTCCTGCAGCGTGCCGACGAGCCGGTCGATGTCGGCGGCCGACACGCCGGCCTCGTTCGTCACCTGCTTGGCATTGGCCGCCGCGGCCGCCGCCTGCGACGGGGTGGCGAGTCCGAGGCCGAAAAGGAGGAAGGCACCAATGAGGGCGCGGCGGATGAGCGTGGCGGGGTTCGACATGGCCGGCACTCTACTCAAGGACCGCGAAGCGCGCCAAGGCTGCCGGACCGATTGTCGCAAGATTGATCTCGTCGCCCATGTTTTCTCCCGAAAGCGGCCAAGCCCGTGTAAAATCGGCCAATTTCGTTCGGAGACCATGCATGAACCGCTCTGCCCCGCTCGTTCTTGCGCTTGCACTCACCGCCTGCGCCGACAATCAGAGCTTCATCGGCATCACCACCTATGACAGCTCCTACATCCCGGGCGAACATGAGCTCTATGGCCCGACGATCCAGACCTTCGTGCGCGGCGGCCCGTTTCCCGGCATCGAGCCGACCGCGTCGACGGCGGCGGTGCTGGCCGACATGCAGGACGGCGGCTTTCCGCTGACGTACTTCACGACCGAAACCGTCGGGCGCTCGCCCTATCGGGTACTGATGGTGTTCGCGCCCACGCCCGGCACGGGCCTCGATCAGCTGTGCGACATGGATGCGCACAATATCGCGACCCTGCCGGTTGCCGCCGCCCCAACGCCCGACGGCCGCATCGGCCTCGCCGCCGCGTTCTGTCGGGCCGATAAGCTCATGGGCGGCGCCACGGGCACGCTCCCGGTCGCGGTCGCCGCCAACGATGCGGCCGTCAAGGGCTCGATCCAGGCATTCGTGCGCCAGATGTTCCCTGCAACCAATCCGACAGTCGGCCAGGGCAGCGATCCGCCCAACTGATCCTCCCCAACTGATCCTCCAGGCATCCCCGCCGGGCTGGTCCCGATCTTGCTTCGCCTCTATCGCACCTCGTTCGCGCAAGGAGCTTCTTGAAGATGGCCACGGCAAAGCTCGTCATCAGCAGCAAGAACTACTCGTCCTGGGCGCTCAGGGGCTGGCTGCTCTGCCGCATGGCTGGCCTTGATTTCGACGAAGAGATCGTCTCGTCCGACGATCCGTCGATGCGGGCGGAACTCCTGGTCCTGTCGCCGTCGACCCTGGTGCCGCGGCTCATCCACGACGGCATGACGATCTGGGACACGCTCGCCATTGCCGAATATCTGAACGAAACCTTCCCCGAAGCAGGCTTGTTGCCGAAAGAACGGGCAGCCCGCGCCCGCTGCCGCTCGGTCTCGGGCGAGATGCATTCGGGCTTCAGCGCACTCCGGTCCGGCCTGCCGGTCAACCTGAGGAAATTCACTCCCGGCTTTCACGTCTGGTCGGGCGCCCAGGCCGACATCGACCGCATCACGACGATCTGGCGCGAGTGCCTGGCGCTATCCGGCGGGCCCTTCCTGTTCGGCGCTGAGCGCTCCGTAGCCGACGCGATGTTCGCGCCCGTGACGACGCGCTTCAAGACCTATGACGTCGCGGTCGACCCGGTGAGCGCCGCCTACTGCAGACGGATCCTGGCGATGCCCGAGATGATCGAATGGTACGCCGACGCGGCTGAGGAGCAGGACGAGATCGAGGAGCTCGAAAGCGAGTTCTGAGCGCAGCACCAGGGGGCCCGGCCTGCCAGGCGGCCGGGCTTGAGGCCGATCGAAGGCGCGCCGGACGGCTCGTGGGGCAAGATGCGTTTCCCCGGAGCAAGGGTTCCTTGGCTTGCTCCTGGGGCGGTTATGGCTGGGCGGTTATGACGGCGCCGCCTCGTCCAAGGCGCACACTATTGCGAGATCCGCTCCCCTGACACGACATCGGCCGTGCGCGCCGGCGCGTGGCAACCGTTGCCGGCGTAGCTGTAGCTGCGCACGGTATGGCTGCCGTCGGCCGTCAGCACGGTCGAGCAGGCGGCGGTGCCGGTCGGGTCCAGAACGACCCAGACGAGCGCGTCGCCGCCGTTGGTGAGCCGGGTCTGCACGGAGGGATTGCCCCAACTGGCAATCGCCGTGCTTTCGGGCTGATTGAGAAACTGGGAGAGCTGAGCCTCATACGGGCTCTGGACCACCCGGGTTTCGGTGCAGCCGGCCGCAAGCAGCAGCAGACCAGCACCCGTGACGAAGTTGAGCTTTATCATAGTGCTCGGGAAACAGTCATCGGGTCGCGAAAGTTCCCTGAGCGACCGCGCCGCATTCTTGCCGTTTACTGGAGCGGCGGAGTGAAGGACTGCGCGGCCGCAGCCCTTCATTCAACGCCATTCAAGCTTAAACGCGAAGGTGGCACCCAAGGTTCAATCATGCCAATGAGAATGCAGGATGACGCTGCAGAAGTTGGTGCGCTGGAACGTCTGGTCCTTCAAGGCCAGCACGTCGTCGTTGACCGTGCCGAACGTGCTGTCCGGCCGATGCTTCATGCCGTGATAGAAGGCGTCGATGATGTTGTGCTTGAAGCGCTGCCCGCGCGGATGGGCGGAGACCACGGCCTCGCGCTGAGCGTCGCTGAACTGCTCATAGGCGAGGCCGAGCACGTCCATCTCGACGCCGGCTGTGACGAGCGCCACCTCCGACTTCTTGAACTCGGGGATGCCGGGCGTCGTGTGCAGCGCGATCGCATCCCACACGGTCTCGACATCCACCTCCGGCACGCCATAGCTGCGCAGGAAGTCGCGCGCGGCATTGGCGCCGTCGACCTCGAAGCGCAGTTGCGACTGGCGATATTTCTCGGTCAGGCCGATGTCGTGGAACATGGCGCCGACATAGAGCAGCTCGGGATCGTACTTCAGGTCCTTGCGCACGCCCGTCAGCGCGCCGAACAGATAGACGCGGGTCGAATGGTGGAACAGCAGATCCGATTCCGTGTCGCGGATCAGCTGGTTCAGGTCCCGCGCCATCTTGCTGTCGGGGATCTTGATGCCGGCGATCGACGTGTCCATGACTTCCTCCTCGAACGCGGGGTTGGCAACCCGGGGTGGGTTCAAGGCGCGTTCGTCGAGAGGAAATATCGCAGCCCG
This Aliidongia dinghuensis DNA region includes the following protein-coding sequences:
- a CDS encoding mechanosensitive ion channel family protein, which codes for MSNPATLIRRALIGAFLLFGLGLATPSQAAAAAANAKQVTNEAGVSAADIDRLVGTLQDEQKRQALIKQLQTLSAAEKGANPPAPPAPSDLLSIVGDHLQSIGSDMVDATTVVIGAPHLMGWFDRQVSDPTARDAWEEVGRNIGLILAAAILADFLMRQVARVIHRRATRRNPTTWLGRISLLVLAILLAALPFFAFLTAAEVTADYLQPRETTRRVAIVLIHAFVYARLVIVTSWTLLLAPRAAGWTLVPVSEETANYLFIWVRRFTQVGFYGFALIPAAWWMGAPGAISAVLQKLVALLMTILGCLFVLQNRQAVGQWLRPHRRAVADPEGQADAAATRNAEDEAPAGPSGTLEVLRYRLSEVWHALAILYIVTIFVVYALKIEGGFVFVFRASAFTIGILVAVRLLGRGIKRLTERGFAVPADLRERFPTLEARANRYVPVLNIAATVVLWGFMALALLEAWGFGSFAWLSSSSGRQLAGSALTIVLILAIAFGCWEIFNAAVDRYLAGVDSRGQRVSRSARVRTLLPFARNAVWISLLLLVVLLILSELGINIAPLLAGAGVVGLAIGFGSQALVKDIITGLFMLVEDTIAVGDVVDLGGGNTGVIEAISIRTIKLRDNAGSVHTIPYSTVTQVRNLTKDFAYHVIDLSVAYGSDPDQVIAILRQVYEGMKSDPAFGPFMIAEIEIFGLASFAPNTLNFQGRIKTLPMKQWAIGREFSLRLKRALDEAKIYLPGMVPGAIQTIDFGDRAAQVLSELQLVLPPAAAAPSRPAAAETEIVAEPGAPVAKPA
- a CDS encoding regulatory protein RecX; amino-acid sequence: MSDTAPPPKPAPRKPGPKPATPERLERVALFHLERFASSAENLRRVLMRRVRKSVEAQGTDPAAGAQMVEALIQRFVKSGLLDDKTYAEARAARLHRRGASARMIAASLAEKGIDRDLIGDTLVETDDEAGTSARPGGDLAAAAALARRRRLGPYRPADKRAEFRQKDLGTLARAGFTRVIALRVLGAEDPEALQALVEEG
- a CDS encoding glutathione S-transferase family protein, producing the protein MATAKLVISSKNYSSWALRGWLLCRMAGLDFDEEIVSSDDPSMRAELLVLSPSTLVPRLIHDGMTIWDTLAIAEYLNETFPEAGLLPKERAARARCRSVSGEMHSGFSALRSGLPVNLRKFTPGFHVWSGAQADIDRITTIWRECLALSGGPFLFGAERSVADAMFAPVTTRFKTYDVAVDPVSAAYCRRILAMPEMIEWYADAAEEQDEIEELESEF
- a CDS encoding HD domain-containing protein, giving the protein MDTSIAGIKIPDSKMARDLNQLIRDTESDLLFHHSTRVYLFGALTGVRKDLKYDPELLYVGAMFHDIGLTEKYRQSQLRFEVDGANAARDFLRSYGVPEVDVETVWDAIALHTTPGIPEFKKSEVALVTAGVEMDVLGLAYEQFSDAQREAVVSAHPRGQRFKHNIIDAFYHGMKHRPDSTFGTVNDDVLALKDQTFQRTNFCSVILHSHWHD